The following coding sequences lie in one Streptomyces xiamenensis genomic window:
- a CDS encoding threonine synthase, producing the protein MAINGSLATVQRSLADPAISYPLWPPLTRGCPRSSTEDISYPVEVDYAYDRAPSSLFAAPGPAVASSGLERWQPLLPPLTAPGLGEGGTPLVELEPGIFIKDESRNPTWSHKDRLNRCTVSAALGLDAPGVVVASSGNHGASAAAFAARAGLRCVVFAAPDMPPAVDAFLNAYEAVVLPVPRDARWPLMRMVVDRMGLHPVSNLTRTHTGHSFGPEGYKTIAYELYLDLGVVPTAVCVPTGYGELLYGIWKGFTELRRLGVTERLPRMIACEPAAAAPLARAVRQGLPAAEVDVRPTDAYSIVSSVSGYRGVVAVRDSGGQVVVLDDGQLRDARRELARAGLWTELSSAAGLAAVRALGLRDEPVVCVSTSSGFKDRAVGDRSSEDVLPEWTAVQSRLHAAGIR; encoded by the coding sequence GTGGCTATCAACGGCTCCCTGGCAACCGTGCAGCGATCACTGGCCGACCCGGCCATCAGCTATCCCCTGTGGCCCCCGCTGACCCGAGGCTGTCCCAGGAGCAGCACCGAGGACATTTCCTACCCGGTGGAGGTCGACTACGCCTACGACCGGGCCCCGTCGTCGCTCTTCGCCGCCCCAGGCCCGGCCGTGGCGTCCTCGGGTCTGGAACGGTGGCAACCACTGCTCCCGCCACTGACCGCACCCGGACTGGGGGAGGGAGGCACTCCACTCGTCGAACTCGAGCCCGGGATCTTCATCAAGGATGAGTCGCGCAACCCCACATGGAGCCACAAGGACCGGCTGAACCGCTGCACCGTCAGTGCCGCGCTGGGCCTCGACGCCCCGGGAGTCGTCGTCGCCTCCTCCGGCAACCACGGAGCGTCGGCCGCCGCCTTCGCCGCCCGCGCCGGCCTGCGGTGCGTGGTGTTCGCCGCGCCGGACATGCCGCCGGCCGTCGACGCCTTCCTCAACGCTTACGAAGCGGTGGTCCTGCCCGTGCCCCGGGACGCGCGCTGGCCTTTGATGCGGATGGTCGTCGACCGTATGGGACTGCACCCGGTCAGCAACCTCACCCGCACGCACACCGGCCACTCCTTCGGCCCCGAGGGGTACAAGACCATCGCGTACGAGCTGTACCTGGACCTCGGCGTCGTCCCCACAGCCGTGTGCGTCCCCACCGGTTACGGCGAACTCCTCTACGGCATCTGGAAGGGCTTCACCGAACTGCGCCGCCTCGGCGTCACCGAACGCCTGCCGCGCATGATCGCCTGCGAGCCCGCCGCGGCCGCACCCCTCGCCCGGGCCGTGCGCCAGGGCCTTCCCGCGGCGGAGGTGGACGTGCGGCCGACCGACGCGTACTCGATCGTCTCCTCCGTCAGCGGCTACCGCGGTGTGGTCGCCGTCCGGGACAGCGGTGGCCAGGTGGTGGTCCTCGACGACGGGCAACTGCGCGACGCCCGGCGCGAACTGGCTCGGGCCGGCCTGTGGACGGAGCTGTCCAGCGCAGCTGGGCTGGCCGCTGTGCGCGCCCTCGGTCTCCGCGACGAGCCGGTGGTCTGCGTCTCCACGTCGAGCGGATTCAAGGACCGGGCGGTGGGAGACCGCTCCTCCGAGGACGTCCTCCCGGAATGGACGGCTGTCCAGAGCCGGCTTCACGCTGCCGGCATCCGGTAG
- a CDS encoding monovalent cation/H+ antiporter complex subunit F encodes MTQASDVLLNTALGVILLAGALLLIRIWRGPSMLDRAIAIDVAAALIVAGIGVNAASTRTRYYLSIMLVIAFLGFTSSVGIARFIAVRDRPKTKEAP; translated from the coding sequence ATGACCCAGGCCAGTGACGTTCTTCTCAACACCGCCCTCGGCGTCATCCTGCTCGCCGGCGCGCTCCTGCTCATCCGTATCTGGCGCGGCCCCTCCATGCTCGACCGGGCCATCGCCATCGACGTCGCCGCCGCGCTGATCGTCGCCGGTATCGGCGTCAACGCCGCGTCCACCCGCACCCGCTACTACTTGTCGATCATGCTCGTCATCGCGTTCCTCGGCTTCACCAGCTCCGTCGGCATCGCCCGTTTCATCGCCGTACGCGACCGCCCCAAGACGAAGGAGGCCCCGTGA
- the mnhG gene encoding monovalent cation/H(+) antiporter subunit G, whose translation MNTWHQVADLIGSLLLLAGALVALSGVIGLLRLPDVLTRSSAATNSQTLGILLLTAGVALRLRSWTDAATLALVVFFQLLTSPVAAHIVARVAYRTKQTGHHPLLHDDLGAQQRSGETD comes from the coding sequence GTGAACACCTGGCACCAAGTGGCCGACCTCATCGGCTCGCTCCTGCTCCTCGCCGGCGCTCTCGTCGCCCTGTCGGGCGTCATCGGGCTCCTCCGCCTGCCCGATGTCCTCACCCGCTCCAGCGCCGCGACCAACTCCCAGACGCTCGGCATCCTCCTTCTCACGGCCGGAGTCGCACTCCGGCTCCGTTCGTGGACCGACGCCGCCACCCTCGCCCTCGTCGTCTTCTTCCAGCTCCTCACCAGCCCCGTCGCCGCCCACATCGTCGCCCGGGTCGCCTACCGCACCAAGCAGACGGGGCACCATCCGCTCCTCCACGACGACCTCGGCGCACAACAGCGGTCCGGAGAGACCGACTAG
- a CDS encoding chitinase, with translation MDNTRTVGARPTRRRPLSLVLGAGAFAGVLITTALSAGAGATEPAGQSPGAQQVPGHAVTGYWHNFDNGSVLQRLADVPDDFDIIAVSFADSTAVPGEIEFNLDPVLGYASEQEFKDEIAAKQADGKSVIISVGGELGNVAVNDPASADAFTRSTLALMDEYGFDGVDIDLEHGINATYLTQAMEGIHAATGDSLVYTMAPQTLDMQSTGSPYFQLALNTKDFLTVVNTQYYNSGSMLGCDGQVYAAGTVDFLTALACIQLESGLDASQVGLGVPASPNAAGSGYVAPEVVTAALDCLTQGFNCGNFVPDRTYPGLRGAMTWSTNWDAHSGYAWSSVVGPHVRGLP, from the coding sequence GTGGACAACACCCGTACCGTCGGCGCTCGCCCCACGCGTCGCCGACCGCTCTCCCTGGTCCTGGGCGCCGGAGCGTTCGCCGGTGTCCTGATCACCACCGCGCTGAGCGCCGGAGCCGGCGCCACGGAACCGGCCGGGCAGTCCCCGGGCGCCCAACAGGTGCCCGGACACGCGGTGACCGGCTACTGGCACAACTTCGACAACGGCTCGGTGCTCCAGCGGTTGGCCGACGTGCCCGACGACTTCGACATCATCGCGGTGTCGTTCGCCGACTCCACCGCCGTCCCCGGCGAGATCGAGTTCAACCTCGATCCGGTGCTCGGTTACGCCTCCGAGCAGGAGTTCAAGGACGAGATCGCCGCGAAGCAGGCCGACGGGAAGTCCGTCATCATCTCGGTGGGCGGCGAACTCGGGAACGTGGCCGTCAACGACCCGGCCTCCGCCGACGCGTTCACCCGCAGCACGCTCGCCCTGATGGACGAGTACGGCTTCGACGGTGTGGACATCGACCTGGAACACGGCATCAACGCCACCTATCTGACCCAGGCCATGGAAGGCATCCACGCGGCCACCGGCGACAGCCTCGTGTACACCATGGCGCCGCAGACCCTGGACATGCAGTCCACCGGCTCCCCGTACTTCCAGCTGGCGCTGAACACCAAAGACTTCCTGACGGTGGTCAACACCCAGTACTACAACAGCGGCAGCATGCTGGGCTGCGACGGCCAGGTGTACGCCGCGGGCACGGTGGACTTCCTCACCGCCCTGGCGTGCATCCAACTGGAGAGCGGGCTCGACGCCTCCCAGGTCGGGCTCGGCGTCCCCGCCTCGCCGAACGCGGCGGGCTCCGGCTACGTTGCCCCCGAGGTCGTCACCGCCGCACTCGACTGCCTCACCCAGGGCTTCAACTGCGGAAACTTCGTGCCGGACCGGACCTATCCCGGGCTGCGCGGAGCGATGACCTGGTCGACCAACTGGGACGCGCACAGCGGCTACGCCTGGTCCTCCGTCGTCGGACCGCACGTCCGGGGCCTGCCCTGA
- a CDS encoding Na+/H+ antiporter subunit E, which yields MPPVPPAPRHRRLDLPLIAWLTVIWMLLWSGPTWGNLISGVLVSVLLCLVFPLPAVELDLRLRAIGIVKLAGYLLYDMAVSSVTVTRQSLAGRRRLRPAAVIAVPLRCRTDLMIAACAVSVSCVPGGALVEVNGTTATLFLHISDADQPGRIERSRRNVWRLEALVVRAFGTRAEIERIRTDPPQHKEPRP from the coding sequence ATTCCCCCCGTGCCGCCCGCCCCCCGCCATCGGCGGCTGGACCTGCCGCTGATCGCCTGGCTCACGGTCATCTGGATGCTGCTGTGGTCCGGGCCCACCTGGGGCAATCTCATCAGCGGCGTCCTCGTCTCGGTCCTGCTGTGCCTCGTCTTCCCGCTGCCCGCCGTCGAACTCGACCTGCGGCTGCGAGCGATCGGCATCGTGAAACTCGCCGGATACCTCCTGTACGACATGGCGGTCTCCAGCGTCACCGTCACGCGGCAATCCCTGGCCGGACGCCGGCGGCTGCGCCCGGCCGCGGTCATCGCGGTGCCCCTGCGCTGCCGGACCGACCTCATGATCGCCGCCTGCGCCGTATCGGTGTCGTGTGTGCCAGGCGGCGCGCTGGTCGAGGTCAACGGCACCACCGCGACCCTGTTCCTGCACATCTCCGACGCCGATCAGCCCGGCAGGATCGAACGCTCCCGCCGCAACGTGTGGCGCCTGGAGGCGCTCGTCGTACGCGCCTTCGGCACCCGCGCCGAAATCGAACGGATCCGCACCGACCCCCCACAGCACAAGGAACCCCGCCCATGA
- a CDS encoding DUF402 domain-containing protein, whose amino-acid sequence MVNHHPAGPRAGPAEEDAMRCFETGRTVVRREVHRSGRLWNEQALRVVEDTGEALVTACAPGAEARWPALYLKARSDGDRSVRTEAFDAMATGTWDLAAAAWQETDLLLWKPPAAWFSINAFYLPDGHGRRLRNWYVNFERPTARTASGFDTFDLTLDLVIAPDLTGWTWKDEDEYAHVRRLGIVSDAEDRAVDAARAQVLAMLAERTGVFAHAQEWARWRWQPEWPTPRLSQRAAAGEAAVPGSG is encoded by the coding sequence ATGGTGAACCACCACCCCGCCGGGCCCCGGGCGGGACCGGCGGAGGAGGACGCGATGCGCTGCTTCGAGACGGGCCGGACCGTTGTACGGCGTGAGGTGCACCGTTCCGGACGGCTGTGGAACGAACAGGCCCTGCGCGTTGTCGAGGACACCGGCGAGGCTCTGGTGACGGCCTGCGCCCCGGGGGCCGAAGCGCGGTGGCCCGCGCTGTATCTCAAGGCCCGCAGTGACGGCGACCGTTCGGTACGCACGGAGGCATTCGACGCGATGGCCACCGGTACATGGGATCTCGCGGCGGCGGCGTGGCAGGAGACCGACCTGCTGCTGTGGAAGCCTCCCGCGGCCTGGTTCAGCATCAACGCCTTCTACCTTCCCGACGGCCACGGCCGGCGGCTGCGCAACTGGTACGTCAACTTCGAGCGGCCCACCGCCCGCACCGCGTCCGGGTTCGACACCTTCGACCTCACCCTGGATCTGGTCATCGCCCCCGACCTCACCGGCTGGACGTGGAAGGACGAGGACGAGTACGCCCATGTACGGCGGCTCGGCATCGTCTCCGACGCCGAAGACCGGGCCGTGGACGCCGCCCGCGCCCAGGTCCTCGCGATGCTCGCCGAACGCACCGGCGTCTTCGCACACGCACAGGAATGGGCGCGCTGGCGGTGGCAGCCGGAGTGGCCCACACCACGCCTGTCGCAGCGCGCCGCGGCCGGCGAGGCGGCGGTACCCGGGAGCGGCTGA
- a CDS encoding SUKH-4 family immunity protein, giving the protein MDDTEMAAALAGCVSCPYPGTWQGSPFAERTVGGVRYGVVALDPGLSALGVRRADGSLWGLPEEGVPHLVNSGVEAFVAFTRAYEEAAAEADAYAGPDEDGEEEEELTERAADALTDALLERFAALDAEAVADENSFWCVAAEELGYGMGG; this is encoded by the coding sequence ATGGATGACACGGAGATGGCCGCGGCCCTGGCCGGGTGCGTCAGCTGCCCGTACCCGGGTACGTGGCAGGGCTCCCCCTTCGCGGAGCGTACGGTCGGCGGCGTGCGCTACGGCGTGGTCGCGCTCGATCCGGGGCTGAGCGCACTGGGCGTACGGCGGGCCGACGGTTCGCTGTGGGGCCTGCCGGAGGAGGGCGTACCCCATCTGGTCAACTCCGGCGTCGAGGCGTTCGTCGCCTTCACCCGGGCCTACGAGGAGGCCGCCGCCGAGGCCGACGCGTATGCGGGTCCCGACGAGGACGGCGAGGAGGAAGAGGAGTTGACCGAGCGGGCCGCCGACGCCCTCACCGACGCGTTGCTGGAGCGATTCGCGGCACTGGACGCGGAGGCGGTCGCCGACGAGAATTCCTTCTGGTGTGTCGCCGCCGAGGAGTTGGGCTACGGCATGGGTGGGTGA
- a CDS encoding helix-turn-helix domain-containing protein codes for MELRFETRGSDSPWVDSVWTCTSDRVTAMTSVAGVRWGLVFWEWDGRAHASITGPETRAGTAPVPEGATFTGIDFAVGTALRAVPTAALVDGGIELPDTTRRAFRWDGTSWETPGPDDAEALVGRLVRAGAVVRDPLVTEVLRGDHPAVSGRTVERRFRAATGLTRGAVRQIERARSAAELLAAGTPAADVVARLGYFDEPHLARALRTYVGRTGGQLREGAGGAIALDLDQCLTS; via the coding sequence GTGGAGCTGCGATTCGAGACGCGCGGGTCCGACTCGCCGTGGGTCGACTCCGTGTGGACCTGCACGAGCGACCGGGTCACGGCGATGACCTCCGTCGCCGGGGTGCGCTGGGGCCTGGTGTTCTGGGAGTGGGACGGGCGGGCCCACGCGAGCATCACCGGTCCGGAGACCCGGGCCGGCACGGCGCCGGTGCCGGAGGGCGCGACCTTCACGGGCATCGACTTCGCCGTGGGCACGGCGTTGCGCGCCGTGCCCACGGCGGCGCTTGTCGATGGCGGCATCGAGCTCCCCGACACGACACGGCGGGCGTTCCGGTGGGACGGCACGAGCTGGGAGACCCCTGGACCCGACGACGCCGAGGCCCTGGTCGGGCGTCTCGTACGGGCCGGTGCCGTGGTCCGTGATCCGCTGGTCACCGAGGTGCTGCGGGGAGACCATCCGGCCGTGTCGGGGCGCACGGTCGAACGCCGGTTCCGCGCCGCCACCGGGCTGACCCGGGGAGCGGTGCGGCAGATCGAGCGGGCCCGCTCGGCGGCGGAGCTGCTGGCCGCCGGTACGCCGGCCGCCGATGTCGTCGCCCGGCTCGGCTACTTCGACGAGCCGCACCTGGCCCGGGCGTTGCGCACGTATGTCGGACGTACCGGCGGGCAGTTGCGTGAAGGGGCCGGTGGTGCGATCGCCCTCGACCTGGATCAGTGCCTGACGTCGTAG
- a CDS encoding ATP-binding cassette domain-containing protein — MTSARTAKNPEGEPSAPTTTAPPANAGTVPEEEFLYRDESRLRAGAQLTTGTMARRLPALVLRSLRMAWEVDRVAAAGLLACQVGTGVLAAMGLLAVTGTITALISSGDITDRLWEAAPQLAVIATAAGLRALLGVAVTWLTGRLRPVLARAAELTMIEAALGAEFAANNRPGYNDAYDIADRGAQVTPDLVEEAQDVLASTATLAAGAAVLTILHPVLLPLLLLACLPQAAAYVRAARVLYLAGLETSGRRRMLAKLRWHMAYMESSEEMRACLAGPFLTGRYRRLAASVNASERRAADTGAWMRLGGAAAGGAASATVWGALLWLLSSGRMDLASGGGAVLALQTATGSVRGVIQGGARLVRTGWYVQDWQRFLDNAHGQAMTASRGTAVLPAAPERFEVRDVTYRYDGAARDSLRGVSLQVRKGEIVALVGENGSGKSTLSRLVCGLLLPTSGTVAWDRTATTALDPWEAWKHVALVPQRFACLPLSMRDNVTFGQGDASDAAVLAACEASGADGMLPQLRSGLDTLLTSEWFGGQQLSGGQWQRIVLTRAFYRRTSLLVMDEPTAALDARAEHRVFTGLRELAKDRGVLLITHRLANVAVADRIVVLDDGRVVQEGTYDRLTREPGLFQSLWKLQQRTAG, encoded by the coding sequence GTGACCTCGGCAAGGACAGCGAAGAACCCTGAAGGAGAACCCTCCGCCCCCACCACCACCGCGCCCCCGGCGAACGCGGGCACGGTGCCGGAGGAGGAGTTTCTGTACCGGGACGAGTCCCGGCTCCGGGCCGGCGCTCAACTGACCACCGGCACGATGGCGCGGCGCCTTCCCGCGCTGGTGCTGCGGTCCTTGAGGATGGCGTGGGAGGTGGACCGGGTGGCCGCGGCCGGGCTGCTGGCCTGTCAGGTGGGCACGGGGGTACTGGCGGCGATGGGGCTGCTGGCGGTGACCGGGACGATCACCGCGCTGATCTCCTCGGGGGACATCACCGACCGGCTGTGGGAGGCGGCGCCTCAGCTGGCGGTGATCGCCACGGCGGCAGGGCTGCGGGCGCTGCTCGGTGTCGCCGTCACCTGGCTGACCGGGCGCCTGCGGCCGGTGCTGGCCCGGGCCGCGGAGCTGACCATGATCGAGGCCGCCCTCGGCGCCGAGTTCGCGGCCAACAACCGACCCGGCTACAACGACGCCTACGACATCGCCGACCGGGGCGCCCAGGTCACCCCCGACCTGGTCGAGGAGGCCCAGGACGTCCTGGCCTCCACCGCCACGCTCGCCGCCGGCGCGGCCGTCCTGACCATCCTCCACCCCGTGCTCCTGCCCCTTCTGCTGCTGGCCTGCCTGCCCCAGGCCGCCGCGTACGTACGGGCCGCGCGCGTGCTGTACCTGGCGGGTCTGGAGACCTCCGGCCGGCGCCGGATGCTGGCCAAGCTCCGCTGGCACATGGCGTACATGGAATCGAGCGAGGAGATGCGTGCCTGTCTGGCCGGGCCTTTCCTCACCGGCCGGTACCGGCGGCTCGCCGCCTCCGTCAACGCCTCCGAGCGCCGTGCCGCCGACACCGGTGCGTGGATGAGGCTGGGCGGTGCGGCGGCCGGCGGGGCCGCCTCGGCCACCGTGTGGGGAGCACTGCTGTGGCTGCTGTCGTCGGGCCGGATGGACCTGGCGTCCGGGGGCGGCGCGGTCCTCGCTCTGCAGACGGCGACGGGTTCGGTGCGCGGGGTCATCCAGGGCGGCGCACGCCTGGTGCGCACCGGCTGGTACGTGCAGGACTGGCAGCGTTTTCTGGACAACGCCCACGGCCAGGCGATGACCGCCTCCCGTGGCACGGCGGTCCTGCCCGCGGCGCCGGAGCGGTTCGAGGTGCGCGATGTCACCTACCGGTACGACGGTGCGGCCCGGGACAGCCTTCGGGGCGTCTCCCTCCAGGTGCGCAAGGGCGAGATCGTCGCGCTGGTGGGAGAGAACGGCTCCGGCAAGAGCACCCTCTCCCGGCTGGTGTGCGGTCTGCTGCTGCCGACCTCGGGAACCGTCGCCTGGGACCGCACGGCCACCACCGCGCTGGATCCGTGGGAGGCGTGGAAGCACGTGGCGCTGGTGCCGCAGCGGTTCGCCTGCCTGCCCCTCAGCATGCGGGACAACGTCACCTTCGGTCAGGGTGACGCGAGCGACGCCGCCGTGCTCGCGGCGTGCGAGGCGTCCGGCGCGGACGGCATGCTCCCCCAGTTGCGGTCCGGGCTGGACACACTGCTGACCTCCGAGTGGTTCGGCGGACAGCAGTTGTCCGGCGGGCAGTGGCAGCGCATCGTCCTCACCCGCGCCTTCTACCGCCGGACGTCCCTGCTGGTGATGGACGAGCCGACCGCCGCGCTCGACGCGCGTGCCGAGCACCGCGTCTTCACCGGGTTGCGCGAGCTGGCCAAGGACCGGGGGGTGCTGCTCATCACCCACCGGCTGGCCAACGTGGCCGTCGCGGACCGGATCGTCGTCCTCGACGACGGCCGCGTCGTCCAAGAGGGCACGTACGACCGGCTCACCCGGGAACCGGGCCTCTTCCAGTCACTGTGGAAGCTGCAACAGCGCACCGCCGGCTAG
- a CDS encoding dihydrofolate reductase family protein — MRRLVYTGFMSLDGVVDSPGGPGEGHRSGGWVVNDLTFVPEAWSLKGEELADTTALMFGRRSYEAFAPVWPGSADHADYKELPKYVVSTTLSDDALVDGWGPTTILRSTEDIAALKQSQGGAIFIHGSAELAARLSDAGLIDQYNLLVFPVLLGAGKSLFGRADRDKQLLTLRESESYSNGILKLVYDVRH; from the coding sequence ATGCGTCGCCTGGTCTACACCGGTTTCATGTCCCTCGACGGCGTCGTGGATTCGCCCGGCGGTCCGGGGGAGGGGCACCGCAGCGGGGGCTGGGTGGTGAACGACCTCACGTTCGTTCCCGAAGCCTGGTCACTGAAGGGCGAGGAACTCGCCGACACCACGGCGCTCATGTTCGGCCGCCGCAGCTACGAGGCGTTCGCCCCGGTCTGGCCCGGCTCCGCGGACCACGCCGACTACAAGGAACTGCCCAAGTACGTGGTGTCGACCACGCTGTCCGACGACGCCCTGGTCGACGGGTGGGGTCCGACGACGATCCTGCGCTCGACCGAGGACATCGCCGCGCTCAAGCAGAGCCAGGGCGGCGCGATCTTCATCCACGGCAGCGCGGAGCTGGCGGCACGGCTGTCGGACGCCGGCCTGATCGACCAGTACAACCTGCTCGTCTTCCCGGTCCTGCTCGGCGCGGGGAAGAGCCTGTTCGGCCGGGCCGACCGCGACAAGCAGCTACTGACCCTGCGGGAGTCCGAGAGTTACTCCAACGGGATCCTGAAGCTGGTCTACGACGTCAGGCACTGA
- a CDS encoding dihydrofolate reductase family protein → MRSVTYSMGVSLDGYIVGPDGGFNWTTPDEEIFRFWIDEIRDVGVHLMGRRLYETMLYWETADQDLSLDAASREWTALWKPLPKVVFSRTLPAVRGTARLASAGPAQEIERLRAEPGTGDIAIGGATLAAEVADAGLIDEYRAMVHPVLVGGGVPFFPHHERRVDLELVDTRTFGSKVVYLRYRVAR, encoded by the coding sequence GTGCGCAGCGTGACCTACTCGATGGGCGTCTCGCTCGACGGCTACATCGTCGGACCGGACGGCGGCTTCAACTGGACGACACCCGACGAGGAGATCTTCCGCTTCTGGATCGACGAGATCCGGGATGTCGGCGTTCATCTGATGGGACGGCGGCTGTACGAGACGATGCTGTACTGGGAGACCGCCGACCAGGACCTCTCGCTCGACGCGGCGTCCCGGGAGTGGACCGCGTTGTGGAAGCCACTTCCCAAGGTCGTCTTCTCCAGGACGCTGCCGGCGGTGCGGGGCACGGCCCGGCTGGCCTCCGCCGGCCCGGCGCAGGAGATCGAGCGGCTGCGCGCCGAGCCGGGGACCGGCGACATCGCGATCGGCGGCGCGACCCTGGCCGCCGAGGTCGCCGACGCGGGTCTGATCGACGAGTACCGGGCCATGGTCCACCCGGTGCTGGTCGGCGGCGGCGTTCCGTTCTTCCCCCACCACGAGCGCCGGGTCGATCTCGAACTCGTCGACACCCGCACCTTCGGCTCGAAAGTCGTCTACCTCCGCTACCGCGTGGCGCGGTAA
- a CDS encoding DUF998 domain-containing protein, protein MRGYPPGTAEGTPAHTSTAHQRHDGAGPAVFGPLPLAVIIAVFVVPGTGWKAYSVLTALVVLVGAGLFARAWEDDHPRTGLVQRVVIVTGWLWLGCLFAHAA, encoded by the coding sequence ATGCGCGGATATCCCCCCGGCACGGCGGAGGGAACCCCCGCACACACGTCAACGGCACACCAGCGGCACGACGGGGCCGGCCCGGCGGTCTTCGGGCCGCTGCCCCTCGCCGTGATCATCGCCGTGTTCGTCGTGCCGGGGACCGGGTGGAAGGCGTACTCGGTCCTCACGGCGCTGGTCGTCCTGGTCGGAGCGGGTCTGTTCGCACGGGCCTGGGAGGACGATCACCCGCGCACCGGTCTCGTGCAACGCGTGGTCATCGTCACCGGGTGGCTCTGGCTGGGGTGCCTCTTCGCTCACGCGGCCTGA
- a CDS encoding Na+/H+ antiporter subunit D, producing MNALVPLPVVLPLTACGLSLFIGPRLRSLHRLISIAVLTIVLAVDVILLFEADRSGPLAVHLGDFAPPLGVTLVADRLSALMLTVSGAVTLIVLIYALGQDMADREERAPIPVFHPAYLVLVAGVSCTFLAGDLVNLYVGFEIMLMASFVLLTVGGTEPRLRAGSTYVVVSLVSSLVFLAAIAVAYAAAGTVNFAQLSVRLAEVPEGVRMLIEVLLLTVFGVKAAVFPVAAWLPDSYPTAPAPITAVFAGLLTKVGVYSMIRAETLLFPGNHLTLVLMAIAFASMLVGILGAVAQTDLKRLLSFTLVSHIGFMLFGLALGTRAGIGGAIVYTAHHITVQTTLFLAAGLLERRYGTTELTRLGGAARTAPLLAVLWFIPAMNLAGIPPLSGFLGKLGLMRAGAADGGADAYILLGAIAVTSVLTLYVMAKVWNLAFWRAEPAPLPAEGVVLEDTEEDEERPHIPIGPAGPTGPAGSGATPTGACIRTTSRVPLIMTSATAGAVALGLAYTLLATPLTAVADRAAGELLARSPYIEAVLNP from the coding sequence GTGAACGCCCTCGTCCCGCTGCCCGTGGTCCTGCCCCTGACCGCCTGCGGCCTCAGCCTGTTCATCGGTCCGAGGCTGCGCTCACTGCACCGCCTGATCAGCATCGCGGTCCTCACCATCGTGCTCGCCGTCGACGTCATCCTGCTGTTCGAGGCGGACCGCTCCGGGCCGCTGGCCGTGCACCTCGGGGACTTCGCCCCGCCGCTGGGCGTCACCCTCGTCGCCGACCGGCTCTCCGCCCTGATGCTCACCGTCTCCGGCGCCGTCACCCTCATCGTCCTCATCTACGCGCTGGGCCAGGACATGGCCGACCGGGAGGAGCGGGCCCCGATCCCCGTCTTCCACCCGGCCTACCTCGTCCTGGTCGCCGGGGTCTCCTGCACCTTCCTCGCCGGCGACCTCGTCAACCTGTACGTCGGCTTCGAGATCATGCTCATGGCCAGCTTCGTGCTGCTCACCGTGGGCGGCACCGAGCCGCGCCTGCGCGCGGGGTCCACGTACGTCGTCGTCTCCCTCGTGTCCTCCCTGGTCTTCCTCGCCGCGATCGCCGTCGCCTACGCCGCGGCGGGCACCGTCAACTTCGCCCAGCTGTCCGTACGCCTCGCCGAAGTGCCCGAGGGCGTGCGGATGCTGATCGAGGTGCTGCTGCTGACCGTCTTCGGCGTCAAGGCGGCGGTCTTCCCCGTCGCGGCCTGGCTGCCCGACTCCTATCCCACCGCGCCCGCGCCGATCACCGCCGTTTTCGCGGGACTGCTGACCAAGGTCGGCGTCTACTCCATGATCCGCGCCGAGACTCTTCTGTTCCCGGGCAACCACCTCACGCTCGTCCTCATGGCCATCGCGTTCGCGTCGATGCTCGTCGGCATCCTCGGCGCGGTCGCCCAGACCGACCTCAAACGGCTGCTGTCCTTCACCCTCGTCAGTCACATCGGCTTCATGCTGTTCGGACTCGCCCTGGGCACCCGCGCGGGCATCGGCGGCGCCATCGTCTACACCGCCCACCACATCACCGTGCAGACCACGCTCTTCCTGGCGGCGGGACTGCTGGAGCGGCGTTACGGCACCACCGAACTGACCCGGCTGGGCGGCGCCGCACGCACCGCTCCGCTGCTGGCCGTGCTGTGGTTCATCCCCGCCATGAACCTCGCCGGTATCCCCCCGCTGTCGGGCTTCCTCGGCAAACTCGGCCTGATGCGGGCCGGCGCGGCGGACGGCGGCGCCGACGCCTACATCCTGCTCGGCGCCATCGCCGTCACCAGCGTCCTCACCCTGTACGTGATGGCCAAGGTGTGGAACCTCGCCTTCTGGCGTGCCGAACCCGCTCCCCTGCCCGCCGAGGGGGTGGTCCTGGAGGACACCGAGGAGGACGAGGAACGCCCCCACATCCCGATCGGCCCCGCCGGCCCCACCGGCCCGGCCGGCAGCGGCGCGACACCCACCGGCGCCTGCATCCGCACCACCTCCCGCGTCCCGCTCATCATGACGAGCGCCACGGCGGGTGCCGTCGCACTGGGACTGGCCTACACCCTTCTGGCCACGCCCCTGACCGCGGTCGCCGACCGGGCGGCCGGCGAACTCCTGGCCCGTTCCCCCTACATCGAGGCGGTCCTCAACCCGTGA